Proteins from a single region of Flaviflexus salsibiostraticola:
- a CDS encoding serine hydrolase domain-containing protein, with amino-acid sequence MTAFADIIDAAEEANFSGVVTIDRAGARLFEHCRGFAHRAHRIPITPATRFGIASGSKGFTALAVMRLVEDGALALDEPVRPVLGGSVPRIDDAITLHHLLTHSSGIEDYLDESEDWDPSDYVMTVPVHTLTTAEAFLPMLEGIGQATAPGERFEYSNAGFILLALILERTVGKPFHAIIDRLVLRPAGMTDTGYLRLDDLPADAALGYLGEEGNRVNTLHLPVLGNGDGGAFTTAADLHAFWRALVDGRIVSRETVDRMTEPSWDVPEEGKSYGMGFWLEADGPGRILEGLDAGASFRSTHDPDSQTTVSVLGNTAEGAWPVIAAAGRVPLS; translated from the coding sequence GTGACAGCCTTTGCCGACATTATCGACGCCGCCGAGGAGGCGAACTTCTCGGGGGTCGTCACGATCGACCGAGCGGGTGCGAGGCTCTTCGAGCACTGCCGCGGCTTCGCCCATCGTGCCCATCGCATCCCCATCACCCCCGCCACGAGGTTCGGCATCGCCAGCGGGAGCAAGGGCTTCACAGCGCTCGCGGTCATGAGGCTCGTCGAGGACGGTGCGCTCGCGCTTGATGAGCCTGTGCGGCCCGTTCTCGGCGGCAGCGTACCGAGGATCGACGATGCGATCACTCTTCACCACCTGCTCACCCACTCCTCGGGGATCGAGGACTACCTCGATGAATCGGAGGATTGGGATCCGTCCGACTACGTCATGACGGTGCCGGTACATACCCTGACGACAGCGGAGGCGTTCCTGCCGATGCTCGAGGGAATCGGTCAGGCGACGGCGCCGGGGGAACGTTTCGAATACTCCAACGCAGGCTTCATCCTCCTCGCCCTCATCCTCGAACGGACGGTGGGCAAACCGTTTCACGCGATCATCGACAGACTTGTCCTTCGGCCAGCGGGCATGACCGACACCGGTTATCTCCGGCTCGATGACCTGCCGGCGGACGCGGCGCTGGGCTACCTCGGCGAGGAGGGCAATCGAGTCAACACCCTCCACCTGCCGGTGCTCGGCAACGGCGACGGCGGCGCCTTCACGACCGCGGCTGATCTCCACGCCTTCTGGCGGGCCCTCGTCGACGGGCGGATCGTCTCTCGAGAGACGGTGGACCGCATGACGGAGCCCTCGTGGGATGTGCCGGAGGAGGGCAAGAGCTACGGCATGGGGTTCTGGCTTGAGGCCGACGGCCCCGGCCGCATCCTCGAGGGGTTGGATGCGGGGGCGTCTTTCCGCTCGACGCACGACCCCGATTCGCAGACCACGGTAAGCGTCCTCGGAAATACCGCGGAGGGTGCGTGGCCCGTCATCGCCGCGGCGGGGAGAGTCCCCCTCTCCTAG
- a CDS encoding serine hydrolase domain-containing protein: MDRQQFDGLVNLFESAVDGDGDRLNMHYLLIKQGEREFFHAFNGRTEPSDIRSLSKTVMALILGTIIESRDGFNEDTPVWPILEPLCTLSREENREKLERVKIKHLMNHTIGFDKILMMRGDIGDMDPADYVDYIVNEPIVHEPGMHYLYSNAGFYLLSVLLQEMLGEDLQDYADRVLFGPLGITDYRWERYGKYLAGATRLWLDPHDILKLGEVLLHGGQGIVSPQWIERMKQFTDFTPGVDTPTNPLFRRWAYGSSLWLSNRNGIFFGHGTDGQTLAIIPDREAIVITTAHQVDVVRLEELVDKAVALLY, translated from the coding sequence ATGGATCGTCAGCAGTTTGATGGCCTCGTCAATCTTTTCGAGTCGGCTGTGGATGGTGACGGCGACCGCCTCAACATGCACTACCTGCTCATCAAGCAGGGCGAGAGGGAATTCTTCCACGCCTTCAACGGCAGGACCGAGCCCTCGGATATCCGCTCCCTGTCGAAGACGGTCATGGCCCTCATTCTCGGCACCATCATTGAGAGCCGGGACGGCTTCAACGAGGACACCCCCGTATGGCCGATCCTTGAACCGCTGTGCACGCTGAGCCGGGAGGAGAACCGGGAGAAGCTCGAGCGGGTGAAGATCAAGCATCTGATGAACCACACGATCGGCTTCGACAAGATCCTCATGATGAGGGGTGACATCGGCGACATGGACCCGGCCGACTACGTCGACTACATCGTCAACGAGCCGATCGTCCACGAACCCGGCATGCACTATCTTTATTCGAACGCCGGCTTCTACCTGCTATCGGTGCTGCTGCAGGAGATGCTCGGTGAGGATCTGCAGGACTATGCCGACCGGGTGCTCTTCGGCCCCCTCGGCATCACCGACTACCGGTGGGAGCGCTACGGGAAGTACCTGGCTGGCGCAACGCGCCTGTGGCTCGACCCGCATGACATCCTCAAGCTCGGTGAGGTCCTCCTCCACGGTGGTCAGGGCATCGTCTCCCCGCAGTGGATCGAGCGGATGAAGCAGTTCACCGACTTCACGCCGGGCGTCGACACCCCGACCAACCCGCTCTTCCGCCGCTGGGCCTACGGCTCGAGCCTCTGGCTCAGCAACAGGAACGGCATCTTCTTCGGGCACGGCACCGACGGGCAGACCCTCGCCATCATCCCCGACCGCGAGGCCATCGTCATCACGACCGCCCACCAGGTTGACGTCGTCCGGCTCGAGGAGCTCGTCGACAAGGCTGTCGCCCTGCTCTACTGA
- a CDS encoding FGGY-family carbohydrate kinase, whose protein sequence is MEKYFAGIDAGTTGTTVMIFDRDGTIMSSGYAEYRTKHPHPGWVDQDMHELWEGLCTAAKQATSRFKGDLTQIVSIGVSSQRGSFVPVDENWQPLSDAIVWSDGRATKETQWIIDEFGDDGYYSITGLNPSSLWVYPKLKWLKENRPEIYGKTWKFLNGQEWILHNLGSTELFANPSALNYNGMFDIKTLEYAPELFERAGLDLDMMPPIVHELRKVGVVSAEGAAATGFAEGTVLSPGGGDQQCAAVGSGVTKAGMAELSLGTAAVMVAQLDEAPDMAENMTSGVSFGAHAIPHRWDMEGTAHAAGVVLRWWRDTYGQPEVEAAKALDLSPYDLITLEASQAPIGSDGLLFFPFFNSQANPHFVDHARGGMLGLTQIHSRHHAARAVLEGVIYELRMAVESMEGALGRPFDTIRLSGGGAKSLFWSQMQADIYGRPVERLKVSECAVLGAAILGAVGAGELTDIDSAVDAMVHTHGFIEPNMEAHAVYTDFFNVFEKAFLAWADNGVYNDLAEVTARHSGTD, encoded by the coding sequence ATGGAGAAGTACTTCGCCGGCATCGACGCTGGCACAACCGGCACGACGGTCATGATCTTCGATCGTGACGGCACCATCATGAGCAGCGGCTACGCCGAATATCGGACGAAGCACCCGCACCCGGGATGGGTGGATCAGGACATGCACGAGCTGTGGGAGGGCCTGTGCACGGCCGCGAAGCAGGCGACGAGCAGGTTCAAGGGGGATCTCACGCAGATCGTCTCGATCGGCGTCTCCTCCCAGCGCGGCTCCTTCGTGCCCGTCGACGAGAACTGGCAGCCGCTGAGCGACGCCATCGTCTGGTCGGACGGCCGGGCGACGAAGGAGACCCAGTGGATCATCGATGAATTCGGCGACGACGGCTACTACTCGATCACGGGGCTCAACCCGTCGAGCCTGTGGGTCTACCCGAAGCTCAAGTGGCTGAAGGAGAACCGTCCGGAGATCTATGGCAAGACGTGGAAGTTCCTCAACGGTCAGGAATGGATCCTCCACAACCTGGGGTCGACCGAGCTCTTCGCCAACCCATCCGCGCTCAACTACAACGGCATGTTCGACATCAAGACCCTCGAGTACGCCCCCGAGCTGTTCGAGCGCGCCGGGCTCGACCTCGACATGATGCCCCCGATCGTCCACGAACTCCGCAAGGTCGGTGTCGTATCCGCCGAGGGCGCGGCTGCCACCGGCTTCGCCGAGGGCACGGTGCTCAGCCCGGGCGGCGGCGATCAGCAGTGCGCGGCCGTCGGATCAGGCGTGACGAAGGCCGGCATGGCAGAGCTCTCGCTCGGCACCGCGGCCGTCATGGTCGCGCAGCTCGACGAGGCGCCGGACATGGCGGAGAACATGACGAGTGGCGTCTCCTTCGGCGCCCACGCCATCCCCCATCGCTGGGATATGGAGGGAACCGCGCACGCCGCCGGCGTCGTCCTCCGCTGGTGGCGAGACACCTATGGGCAGCCCGAGGTCGAAGCCGCCAAGGCCCTCGACCTCAGCCCGTATGACCTCATCACCCTCGAGGCCTCCCAGGCCCCGATCGGCAGCGACGGCCTGCTGTTCTTCCCGTTCTTCAACTCCCAAGCCAACCCCCACTTCGTTGACCACGCTCGTGGCGGCATGCTCGGCCTCACCCAGATCCACTCCCGCCACCACGCTGCCCGCGCGGTCCTCGAGGGCGTCATCTACGAGCTGCGGATGGCGGTGGAGTCGATGGAGGGTGCGCTCGGCCGCCCGTTCGATACGATCCGGCTATCCGGCGGCGGCGCCAAGTCGCTCTTCTGGAGCCAGATGCAGGCCGATATCTACGGCAGGCCCGTCGAGCGCCTCAAGGTGTCGGAATGTGCGGTGCTCGGCGCTGCGATCCTCGGCGCCGTCGGCGCCGGTGAGCTCACCGACATCGACTCCGCGGTCGACGCCATGGTCCACACCCACGGGTTCATCGAGCCGAACATGGAGGCGCACGCCGTCTACACGGACTTCTTCAACGTCTTCGAGAAGGCGTTTCTCGCGTGGGCCGACAACGGGGTCTACAACGATCTCGCCGAGGTGACCGCCCGCCACAGTGGCACCGACTGA
- a CDS encoding OsmC family protein, translating to MADTTFTAVASAPVNLATTVTARDMSFTLDEPLELGGTNTGMNPVEALLGALGACKCIVVRAFSRAQGINLNDVSVECSGTLDPDGFLGKNPAAKIGFSAIHTTFHIDADNTPEEIEAFLEFVETHCPVQDTLSNPASSTHELALPVRA from the coding sequence ATGGCTGATACCACGTTCACCGCCGTCGCCTCCGCCCCCGTCAACCTCGCGACCACCGTGACGGCGCGGGATATGTCGTTCACGCTGGATGAACCGCTCGAGCTGGGCGGGACAAATACGGGCATGAACCCCGTCGAGGCCCTACTGGGCGCCCTCGGCGCCTGCAAGTGCATCGTCGTCCGGGCGTTCTCCCGGGCCCAGGGCATCAACCTCAACGACGTCTCTGTCGAGTGCAGCGGCACGCTCGACCCCGACGGATTCCTCGGCAAGAATCCAGCCGCGAAGATCGGCTTCTCGGCGATCCACACGACGTTCCACATCGACGCGGACAACACGCCGGAGGAGATCGAGGCGTTCCTCGAGTTCGTCGAGACCCACTGCCCCGTGCAGGACACGCTCAGCAACCCTGCCTCCTCCACCCACGAACTCGCGCTCCCCGTGCGCGCCTGA
- a CDS encoding Na+/H+ antiporter family protein has translation MTIAGLAAVYGLLELTGTSINAVVLAIVVMVALCLIKVPVTVALIAAALLGGLQAGMGMEGSLAAFNDNLLVGAQVGLTYIMVGALAVALSRSGLIEVFARWITNRVGTDEAATAKGVKWSLFGIFIVASLLSQNLIPVHIAFIPILIPPLLGVLNRLRVDRRAVACVLACSMSAAYLLLPTGFGAIYLNEILLANVNQFGEPFGLSATAEMAPKAMFWPVMGLVAGMIVAVLVTYRAPRDYREPAAGSALATATAEAPAKLRPFPLVMTVLGLAAALFFQIAFDSLLVGAMVGFILLSIGGIFRWNDQDDVFTSGMLMMAQIAVIITVASGFAGLLAQTGDIEPLIAATADFVGGNMAFGAFLMLFIGLFITIGFGDSFASVPILAPIYIPLALELGFSPLATICLLGAAAALGDAGSPASTISLGVTSGLNADGRHDHIRDSVIPTFLHCNIGMLLFAWVASLVL, from the coding sequence ATGACGATCGCCGGGCTCGCCGCTGTCTACGGACTGCTTGAGCTCACCGGCACATCGATCAACGCCGTGGTCCTGGCGATCGTCGTCATGGTGGCCCTCTGCCTCATCAAGGTCCCCGTCACGGTCGCCCTCATCGCCGCCGCACTCCTGGGCGGACTGCAGGCAGGCATGGGCATGGAGGGCTCTCTCGCCGCGTTCAACGACAACCTTCTCGTCGGCGCGCAGGTCGGTCTCACGTACATCATGGTCGGCGCCCTGGCCGTCGCACTCTCCCGCAGCGGCCTCATCGAGGTGTTCGCCCGGTGGATCACGAACAGGGTCGGCACCGACGAGGCGGCAACAGCCAAGGGCGTCAAGTGGTCGCTCTTCGGAATCTTCATCGTCGCCTCCCTCCTGTCGCAGAACCTCATCCCCGTCCACATCGCCTTCATCCCGATCCTCATCCCGCCGCTGCTCGGCGTGCTCAACCGCCTGCGCGTCGACCGTCGCGCGGTCGCGTGCGTCCTCGCCTGCTCGATGAGCGCGGCCTACCTGCTCCTGCCGACCGGGTTCGGAGCGATCTACCTCAACGAGATCCTGCTCGCCAACGTCAACCAGTTCGGCGAGCCCTTCGGGCTCTCCGCGACGGCGGAGATGGCGCCGAAGGCCATGTTCTGGCCCGTCATGGGCCTCGTCGCGGGCATGATCGTCGCCGTCCTCGTCACCTACCGCGCGCCCCGGGATTACCGTGAGCCCGCGGCCGGCTCGGCGCTTGCGACGGCCACGGCAGAGGCCCCCGCCAAGCTGCGCCCCTTCCCGCTGGTCATGACAGTCCTCGGCCTCGCCGCAGCCCTGTTCTTCCAGATCGCCTTCGACTCGCTCCTCGTCGGAGCGATGGTCGGATTCATCCTGCTGAGCATCGGCGGCATCTTCCGCTGGAACGACCAGGACGACGTGTTCACGAGCGGCATGCTCATGATGGCGCAGATCGCCGTCATCATCACCGTCGCATCCGGATTCGCGGGCCTGCTCGCCCAAACGGGCGACATCGAGCCCCTCATCGCCGCCACCGCCGACTTCGTCGGCGGCAACATGGCGTTCGGCGCGTTCCTCATGCTCTTCATCGGCCTCTTCATCACGATCGGCTTTGGCGACTCGTTCGCGTCCGTGCCGATCCTCGCGCCGATCTACATCCCGCTCGCACTCGAGCTCGGGTTCAGCCCGCTCGCCACGATCTGCCTGCTCGGCGCGGCAGCCGCGCTGGGCGATGCCGGATCGCCGGCCTCGACGATCTCGCTCGGCGTCACCTCCGGCCTCAACGCGGACGGCCGCCACGACCACATCCGCGACTCGGTCATCCCCACGTTCCTGCACTGCAACATCGGCATGCTCCTCTTCGCCTGGGTGGCATCACTCGTCCTTTAG